A genome region from Gigantopelta aegis isolate Gae_Host chromosome 3, Gae_host_genome, whole genome shotgun sequence includes the following:
- the LOC121367000 gene encoding cyclin-Q-like gives MADSQTRVHFRVIKYIHESGLRLHMKSVPLATASVLYHKFFTENSLQDFDPYLIAMTCIYLAGKVEEEHLKLRDVINVCYRVLHRTKPLLEIGESFWALRETVANCELFILRMLRFKISFVHPHKYLLHYLKYLQDWFAPYKWQALPIARTAWSYLRDSYHGNLCLQYKPQHMAVAVLYFSLLSLGVDVPHHHECDTKWWKVFAEDISLSVIKDIISDIVSVYELEDIVDS, from the exons ATGGCTGACAGCCAAACAAGAGTGCACTTTCGTGTTATCAAATATATCCATGAATCag GTTTGCGACTTCACATGAAAAGTGTTCCACTTGCCACAGCATCAGTTTTGTATCACAAATTTTTCACAGAAAACAGCCTGCAAGACTTCGATCCTTAT CTGATTGCCATGACTTGCATCTACTTAGCAGGGAAAGTGGAAGAAGAACATTTGAAACTGCGTGATGTCATCAACGTTTGTTATAG agtGTTACATCGCACCAAGCCATTGTTAGAGATTGGGGAGAGTTTCTGGGCACTACGTGAGACAGTTGCCAACTGTGAACTGTTCATACTAAGAATGTTGAGATTTAAAATCAGCTTCGTCCACCCACACAAG TATCTGCTGCACTACCTGAAGTACCTCCAGGACTGGTTCGCACCCTACAAGTGGCAGGCTCTGCCCATCGCTCGCACCGCCTGGTCCTACCTGCGCGACAGTTACCACGGCAACCTGTGTCTGCAGTACAAGCCACAGCACATGGCGGTGGCCGTGTTGTACTTCTCGCTGCTGTCACTCGGGGTCGACGTCCCACACCACCATGAGTGTGACACCAAGTGGTGGAAG GTGTTTGCTGAAGACATCTCCCTCAGTGTGATAAAGGACATCATCTCAGACATTGTGAGCGTGTATGAGCTGGAGGACATCGTAGACTCATGA